The proteins below are encoded in one region of Eubacterium sp. 1001713B170207_170306_E7:
- a CDS encoding isocitrate/isopropylmalate family dehydrogenase, which yields MGLKHLEEIEKAKAHFGKILEEQFERIDRMKAESAFVDYASKEQIVIGIVGGDGIGPFITAEAEKVLAFLLKDDVEKKRVVFKEIDGLTIENRAACGKAIPDDVLAELKECDVILKGPTTTPREGDKWPNIESANVAMRRELDLFANVRPVSVPEKDIDWTFYRENTEGGYAVGSKGVHVNNDLAIDFTVTTQEGSERIIRAAFDYAKKSGKNKVTVVTKANVIKTTDGKFLDTAKAIAKEYPEVEMDDWYIDIMTAKLVDEKRRSQFKVMVLPNLYGDILTDEAAEFQGGVGTAGSANIGKRYAMFEAIHGSAPRMVDEGRGQYADPCSIIRAAGMLLEHIGYMDEARKLQMALDICGNFEKKLEITGRDTGATGAEYAEYLMTTLSQDNLEEVFNRYQK from the coding sequence TTGGGTTTAAAACATTTAGAAGAGATTGAAAAAGCAAAAGCACATTTTGGTAAAATTCTGGAAGAGCAGTTTGAACGCATTGACCGCATGAAGGCTGAGAGTGCGTTCGTCGACTATGCGTCTAAAGAACAGATCGTCATCGGGATCGTTGGCGGCGACGGAATCGGCCCTTTCATCACCGCGGAGGCCGAAAAGGTTCTGGCGTTCCTGCTAAAGGATGATGTCGAAAAGAAACGCGTTGTCTTTAAGGAAATCGACGGCCTGACCATCGAGAACCGCGCAGCTTGCGGCAAGGCCATCCCGGACGATGTCCTGGCAGAATTAAAGGAATGTGATGTTATATTAAAGGGACCAACCACCACCCCGAGAGAAGGGGATAAATGGCCGAACATTGAAAGCGCCAACGTGGCCATGCGCCGCGAGCTGGACCTGTTCGCCAACGTGCGACCGGTTTCTGTTCCCGAAAAGGATATTGACTGGACCTTCTACCGTGAGAATACCGAGGGCGGCTATGCCGTGGGCAGCAAGGGTGTCCATGTCAACAACGATCTGGCCATTGACTTTACCGTCACCACCCAGGAGGGCTCAGAACGGATTATCCGCGCGGCTTTCGACTACGCGAAGAAATCCGGCAAGAACAAGGTGACCGTGGTCACCAAAGCCAATGTCATCAAAACCACCGACGGCAAGTTTTTAGATACGGCCAAAGCCATCGCTAAGGAATACCCGGAAGTGGAAATGGACGACTGGTATATTGACATCATGACCGCCAAGCTGGTGGATGAGAAACGCCGTTCCCAGTTCAAGGTGATGGTGCTGCCAAACCTGTACGGCGATATCCTGACTGACGAAGCCGCCGAGTTCCAGGGTGGTGTCGGCACCGCGGGCTCCGCCAATATCGGCAAACGCTACGCCATGTTTGAAGCCATCCATGGCTCAGCGCCAAGAATGGTGGACGAGGGCCGCGGCCAGTACGCCGATCCGTGCAGCATTATCCGCGCAGCCGGCATGCTGCTGGAGCATATCGGCTACATGGACGAAGCCAGAAAGCTCCAGATGGCACTTGACATCTGCGGCAATTTTGAAAAGAAGCTGGAGATCACCGGCCGAGATACCGGGGCCACCGGCGCAGAATATGCCGAATACCTGATGACTACCCTTTCCCAGGATAATCTGGAGGAAGTATTCAACCGCTATCAAAAATAA
- a CDS encoding acyl-CoA dehydrogenase family protein: MLFKTTEQHEALRKKIREFAEKEVKPHAFMMDKENMFPDEAVRQLGEMGVMGIPFEKEYGGQGLDVLSYAIAVEELSRVDGGTGVILSAHTSLGTWPIAAFGNEAQKQKYLIPLCKGEKIGAFGLTEPNAGSDAGGTETTAIDKGDHYLLNGNKIFITNAPKADTYVVFAVTTPDIGTRGISAFIVEKGFEGFTFGDHYDKLGIRSSSTAELVFNDVKVPKENLLGEEGQGFKIAMATLDGGRIGIASQALGIAQGAFEEAVAYAKERVQFGKPIGFQQAISFKIADMATKLHTARLLIYQAAELKEHHEPYGMESAMAKQYASDIALEVTNDALQIFGGTGYLKGMEVERMYRDAKITTIYEGTNEIQRVVIASHILGKPPKKAGGSGSAPKKPAPVTGVRKHIILKDGDIQAKVDALVAALEKDGYDFSVGIPIDTPIVDAERVVSAGVGIGDKKNMKLIEDLAKAAGAAIGSSRPVAETLKYVPLNRYVGMSGQKFAGNLYIACGISGAIQHLKGIKDASTIVAINSNGNAPIFKNCDYGIVGDINEVLPVLAKALDTGEKKPAPEMVKIKRPKAPKPKPAGPTYICGGCGYEYNPDLGDPENGVAPGTLFENVPEDWVCPLCGAEKSEFIIAKKED; the protein is encoded by the coding sequence ATGTTATTTAAAACAACGGAACAGCATGAAGCCCTGCGTAAGAAAATTCGTGAGTTTGCTGAAAAAGAAGTGAAGCCCCATGCTTTTATGATGGACAAGGAAAATATGTTTCCGGACGAAGCCGTCAGGCAGCTTGGCGAAATGGGTGTAATGGGCATTCCATTTGAAAAGGAATACGGCGGACAGGGCCTGGACGTTTTAAGCTACGCCATCGCCGTTGAGGAGCTCTCCCGTGTCGACGGTGGGACCGGCGTTATTCTGTCGGCGCATACCTCATTGGGGACCTGGCCCATCGCCGCTTTTGGAAACGAAGCGCAGAAGCAGAAATATTTAATTCCTCTGTGTAAGGGTGAAAAAATCGGCGCCTTTGGCCTGACAGAGCCAAACGCGGGCTCCGACGCCGGCGGAACCGAAACCACCGCCATCGACAAGGGCGACCATTACCTGCTCAACGGCAATAAAATTTTCATTACCAACGCCCCAAAAGCGGATACCTACGTTGTTTTCGCGGTCACCACACCCGATATCGGAACCCGCGGCATCTCTGCCTTTATCGTCGAAAAAGGCTTTGAGGGCTTTACCTTCGGGGACCACTACGACAAGCTGGGGATCCGCTCCTCCTCCACGGCCGAGCTGGTCTTTAACGATGTGAAGGTGCCCAAGGAAAACCTTTTGGGTGAAGAAGGTCAGGGCTTTAAAATCGCCATGGCCACCCTGGACGGCGGCCGGATCGGCATTGCCTCCCAGGCGCTGGGCATCGCCCAGGGCGCTTTCGAGGAAGCGGTCGCATATGCCAAGGAACGTGTCCAGTTTGGCAAGCCCATCGGCTTCCAGCAGGCCATCTCCTTCAAAATCGCGGACATGGCCACCAAGCTGCACACTGCCCGCCTGCTCATCTATCAGGCTGCCGAGCTGAAGGAACACCATGAGCCCTACGGCATGGAATCCGCCATGGCCAAGCAGTACGCCTCCGATATTGCTCTGGAGGTCACCAACGACGCTCTGCAGATTTTCGGCGGCACTGGCTATCTGAAGGGCATGGAGGTTGAGCGGATGTACCGCGACGCCAAGATCACAACCATCTACGAGGGCACCAACGAGATCCAGCGTGTGGTCATCGCCTCCCATATTCTGGGCAAGCCCCCAAAAAAGGCCGGCGGCTCCGGCAGCGCGCCTAAAAAACCCGCGCCCGTCACCGGTGTCCGCAAGCATATTATTCTGAAGGACGGCGATATTCAGGCAAAGGTCGACGCCCTTGTGGCAGCGCTGGAAAAAGACGGCTATGATTTCTCAGTGGGCATTCCCATAGACACCCCCATTGTCGATGCTGAACGTGTGGTTTCGGCCGGCGTGGGCATTGGCGACAAGAAAAACATGAAGCTCATCGAGGATCTGGCAAAGGCCGCCGGAGCTGCCATTGGCTCCTCCCGCCCGGTGGCTGAGACCTTAAAATATGTGCCCCTCAACCGCTATGTGGGAATGTCGGGACAGAAGTTCGCAGGCAACCTGTACATCGCCTGCGGTATCTCCGGCGCGATCCAGCACCTCAAGGGGATCAAGGACGCTTCCACCATTGTGGCCATCAACAGCAACGGCAACGCGCCCATTTTTAAAAACTGTGATTATGGCATTGTGGGCGACATCAACGAGGTGCTGCCTGTCTTAGCCAAGGCCCTGGACACCGGCGAGAAAAAGCCAGCCCCTGAAATGGTCAAGATCAAACGGCCAAAGGCGCCAAAGCCAAAGCCGGCAGGGCCAACCTATATCTGCGGCGGCTGCGGCTATGAATATAATCCCGATCTGGGCGATCCGGAAAACGGCGTCGCTCCGGGAACACTGTTTGAAAATGTTCCGGAAGACTGGGTCTGCCCGCTATGCGGCGCTGAGAAATCTGAATTTATTATCGCCAAGAAGGAGGACTAA
- the pdxA gene encoding 4-hydroxythreonine-4-phosphate dehydrogenase PdxA, which produces MKPIIAIPMGDAAGIGPEITVKALADKMIQDIARCVVVGDKDVLEDAIRFSGVDLRIKCIGEPEDGDYEPGVLNLIDLDNIDMNALKIGEIQAMTGQAAYEYIKKATELCLEHKADVLSTTAINKESLKLAEVPYIGHTEIVGALTGTKNPLTMFQVRSLRVFFLTRHVSLRKACDLVTKDRLLTFTRDCVKALDVLGVENPKIAVAGLNPHSGEHGLFGTEEVDHVIPAVQEAKASGIDIEGPIGADSVFYQALNGRYDAVLSLYHDQGHIATKMVDFERTISITNGMPILRTSVDHGTALDIAGKGIASPVSMVEAIRLAVEYAPNFKRESQSLQAM; this is translated from the coding sequence ATGAAACCAATCATTGCAATACCCATGGGCGATGCAGCAGGCATCGGCCCGGAGATTACCGTTAAGGCCCTGGCCGATAAAATGATCCAGGACATTGCCCGCTGTGTGGTCGTGGGCGATAAGGACGTCCTGGAGGACGCGATCCGCTTCAGCGGAGTGGATTTAAGGATCAAATGTATCGGGGAGCCAGAGGACGGCGATTACGAGCCGGGTGTTTTAAACCTGATCGACCTGGACAACATTGATATGAACGCGCTTAAAATCGGGGAAATCCAGGCCATGACCGGACAGGCGGCCTACGAATACATCAAAAAAGCCACGGAGCTGTGCCTTGAGCACAAGGCCGACGTGCTGTCCACCACCGCCATCAACAAGGAATCGCTAAAGCTGGCGGAGGTGCCCTATATCGGGCACACCGAGATCGTGGGTGCGCTGACCGGGACAAAGAATCCGCTGACCATGTTCCAGGTCCGGAGCCTGCGGGTGTTCTTTCTCACGCGCCACGTTTCTCTGAGAAAGGCCTGTGACCTGGTGACAAAGGACAGGCTGCTCACCTTTACCCGCGACTGCGTGAAGGCGCTGGACGTGCTGGGCGTCGAGAACCCAAAAATCGCCGTGGCGGGCTTAAATCCCCACAGCGGTGAGCACGGCCTGTTCGGAACCGAGGAGGTAGACCATGTGATCCCGGCAGTCCAGGAGGCAAAGGCCAGCGGTATTGACATTGAAGGCCCCATCGGCGCCGATTCAGTCTTTTACCAGGCCCTGAACGGACGCTACGACGCGGTGCTTTCCCTTTATCACGACCAGGGGCACATTGCCACCAAGATGGTGGACTTTGAGCGCACCATCTCCATCACCAACGGAATGCCCATCCTGAGAACCTCGGTGGATCACGGCACCGCGCTCGATATCGCGGGCAAGGGCATTGCCAGCCCGGTCAGCATGGTCGAGGCTATCCGCCTGGCGGTAGAGTACGCGCCCAATTTTAAGCGCGAATCCCAGAGTTTGCAGGCAATGTAA
- a CDS encoding FprA family A-type flavoprotein, giving the protein MYAVRNVTEDLIWVGANDHRLALFENVYPIPRGVSYNAYVLRDEKNVLFDTVDWSACRQLLENLDFVLDGESLDYLVINHLEPDHAASIEEILIRYPGIKIISNEKAFLFMRQFGFHVDDHDCIVVEEGDTFSFGQHTVTFVFAPMVHWPEAMVTFDVTNGALFSADAFGTFGALDGKLFADEVDFDRDWLDDARRYLTNIVGKYGPHVQLLLGKAAGILDKIKFICPLHGPVWRQDLMYFIEKYDLWSRYVPEEKGVMIAYASMYGNTESAAQALAARLCDKGMTNVVMYDVSSTHVSQLISESFKYSHLVLASTTYNLGIYPAMHNFLMDMKALNVQNRTVAIVENGSWAPCSGDLMQAFVENELKDMTVINDRLSMASALHPEKTKELDMLVDAILESMEAPEA; this is encoded by the coding sequence ATGTATGCAGTTAGAAATGTAACCGAGGATTTAATCTGGGTTGGCGCCAATGACCACCGCCTGGCCCTGTTTGAAAATGTTTATCCCATTCCGCGCGGCGTCAGCTATAACGCTTATGTGCTGCGCGATGAAAAAAACGTGCTCTTTGACACGGTGGACTGGTCGGCCTGCCGCCAGCTCCTGGAAAACCTTGATTTTGTTCTGGACGGCGAATCCCTGGATTACCTTGTGATCAACCATCTTGAGCCCGACCATGCAGCCAGCATTGAGGAAATCCTGATCCGCTACCCCGGAATTAAGATCATCAGCAATGAGAAAGCCTTTTTGTTCATGCGCCAGTTCGGCTTTCATGTCGACGACCATGACTGCATTGTCGTAGAGGAGGGCGATACCTTTTCCTTCGGCCAGCACACCGTCACCTTTGTTTTCGCCCCCATGGTGCACTGGCCCGAGGCCATGGTCACCTTTGACGTGACCAACGGCGCCCTGTTCTCCGCCGACGCCTTTGGTACCTTTGGCGCTCTGGACGGCAAGCTTTTTGCCGACGAAGTGGATTTTGACCGCGACTGGCTCGATGACGCCCGCCGCTACCTGACCAATATCGTCGGGAAGTACGGCCCCCATGTACAGCTGCTGCTGGGCAAGGCCGCCGGCATTCTGGACAAGATTAAATTCATCTGTCCGCTCCATGGGCCGGTCTGGCGTCAGGATTTGATGTATTTCATCGAAAAATATGATTTATGGAGCCGCTACGTGCCAGAGGAAAAGGGCGTGATGATCGCCTACGCATCAATGTACGGCAATACGGAAAGCGCTGCCCAGGCTCTGGCCGCCCGCCTCTGCGACAAGGGCATGACCAATGTGGTCATGTACGATGTGTCCTCCACACATGTATCCCAGCTCATTTCCGAAAGCTTTAAGTACAGCCACCTGGTTCTGGCCTCTACCACCTACAACCTCGGTATTTACCCGGCCATGCACAACTTCCTCATGGATATGAAGGCCCTGAACGTGCAGAACCGTACAGTTGCCATTGTGGAAAATGGGTCCTGGGCCCCCTGCTCCGGCGATCTGATGCAGGCCTTTGTCGAAAATGAATTAAAGGACATGACTGTCATCAACGACCGCCTGTCCATGGCCTCTGCCCTCCACCCTGAAAAAACAAAAGAGCTCGACATGCTTGTGGACGCGATCCTTGAATCCATGGAAGCACCCGAAGCATAG
- the pap gene encoding polyphosphate:AMP phosphotransferase, translated as MLEKLNLDVEVEKAVYKEEKDALSLKLGALQRRIKELGIPVLIIFEGWDAAGKGTLINDLMIPLDPRSFVVYNAIKPSDDEINRPLLWRYWTKTPEKGRMVLFDRSYYSDLAHRSKLDKGELKLLLHQANDFEKVLAQNGTVIIKFFIHISQKEQKKRFEKLEENPSTSWRVTEEDWRENKNYDKIYKTLNHTLEATDTDCGPWTLVEGHNKDYACLKIYNTLASRLQKEIEKAENAEKPALHPLISAEDDPYRTAVLESVDMDKCMDRETYKEELKKCQKKLRDLEYQIYSRRIPVVIGFEGWDAGGKGGAIKRLCENLDPRGYRVYPTAAPTSEELAHNWLWRFWKTVPKRGHFSIYDRTWYGRVMVEPIEGFCTADDYRRAFREINDFEKQLTDFGAVALKFWMNISKDEQEKRFKERENDPDKQWKITDEDWRNREKWDAYVVAVDRMLLKTSTENAPWIVVEGNDKYYARVKVLKTVIGAIEKKIAELDG; from the coding sequence ATGCTCGAAAAATTAAATCTTGATGTCGAAGTTGAAAAAGCGGTTTATAAGGAAGAAAAGGATGCTCTGTCTCTTAAGCTGGGCGCTTTGCAGCGCCGGATAAAGGAGCTGGGTATACCGGTGCTGATTATTTTTGAGGGCTGGGACGCCGCGGGTAAAGGGACGCTGATCAACGACCTGATGATTCCGCTGGATCCCAGAAGCTTTGTGGTTTACAATGCCATCAAACCAAGCGATGATGAAATCAACCGTCCGCTGCTGTGGCGCTACTGGACCAAAACGCCGGAAAAGGGCCGTATGGTTCTGTTTGACCGCAGCTATTACAGCGACCTGGCCCACAGGTCAAAGCTGGACAAGGGTGAGCTGAAGCTGCTTCTGCACCAGGCCAATGATTTTGAGAAGGTTCTGGCACAAAACGGAACGGTTATCATCAAGTTTTTCATCCACATCAGCCAGAAGGAACAGAAAAAGCGTTTTGAGAAGCTTGAGGAAAACCCGTCCACCAGCTGGCGTGTGACCGAGGAGGACTGGCGCGAGAATAAAAACTATGACAAAATTTATAAAACGCTCAACCACACCCTGGAGGCCACCGACACCGACTGCGGCCCCTGGACGCTGGTAGAGGGCCACAATAAGGACTACGCCTGCCTGAAAATTTACAACACCCTTGCCAGCCGGCTCCAAAAAGAAATCGAGAAGGCGGAAAATGCGGAAAAGCCGGCACTGCACCCCCTCATCTCGGCAGAGGACGACCCTTACCGCACCGCGGTGCTGGAATCCGTGGACATGGACAAGTGCATGGACCGGGAGACCTACAAGGAAGAGCTGAAAAAATGCCAGAAAAAGCTGCGGGATCTCGAGTATCAGATTTACAGCCGCCGTATACCGGTGGTAATCGGCTTTGAGGGCTGGGATGCCGGAGGCAAGGGCGGGGCCATCAAACGCCTTTGTGAAAACCTGGATCCCAGGGGCTACCGTGTATATCCTACCGCCGCGCCCACCAGTGAGGAACTGGCCCATAACTGGCTCTGGCGTTTCTGGAAAACGGTGCCCAAGCGCGGGCATTTCAGCATCTATGACCGCACCTGGTACGGCCGGGTAATGGTGGAGCCCATCGAGGGCTTCTGCACAGCCGATGACTACCGCCGGGCCTTCCGGGAGATCAACGATTTTGAAAAGCAGCTGACCGATTTTGGGGCAGTGGCACTCAAATTCTGGATGAACATCAGCAAGGACGAACAGGAAAAGCGCTTTAAGGAAAGGGAGAACGACCCGGACAAGCAGTGGAAGATCACCGACGAGGACTGGCGAAACCGTGAAAAATGGGACGCCTATGTGGTGGCCGTTGACCGGATGCTGTTAAAAACCTCCACCGAAAACGCGCCCTGGATTGTGGTGGAAGGCAATGATAAGTATTACGCCCGCGTCAAGGTGCTGAAAACCGTGATCGGGGCCATCGAGAAGAAAATCGCTGAGCTCGATGGCTGA
- a CDS encoding HDIG domain-containing metalloprotein, whose product MDHPKFQELRDIDHHGNGLYAHSVAVGYNSYLIAKKLGLDYVSVARGALLHDFFFQDWRDNEKDGKGLDRIRQMHGFSHPKTALKNARKYFNINDKEADMIVKHMFPLTITPPMHRESWVVTAVDKGVAIKEMVCEHTPRKLYYKLRFQD is encoded by the coding sequence ATGGATCATCCGAAATTTCAGGAGCTGAGAGACATCGACCACCACGGCAACGGGCTGTACGCCCATTCGGTGGCGGTTGGATACAATTCATACCTCATTGCCAAAAAGCTGGGCCTTGACTATGTCTCGGTGGCGCGCGGCGCTTTGCTGCACGACTTCTTTTTTCAGGACTGGCGCGACAATGAGAAGGACGGAAAGGGATTGGACCGCATCCGCCAGATGCATGGCTTCAGCCATCCCAAGACAGCCCTGAAAAACGCGAGGAAATATTTTAATATCAATGATAAAGAGGCAGACATGATTGTCAAGCACATGTTTCCGCTCACCATCACCCCGCCCATGCACCGTGAAAGCTGGGTGGTGACAGCGGTGGACAAGGGTGTTGCCATTAAAGAGATGGTTTGCGAGCATACTCCGCGCAAGCTGTACTACAAGTTAAGGTTTCAAGACTAG
- a CDS encoding four-carbon acid sugar kinase family protein — protein sequence MARAVIIADDLTGANVTGALLRKNGYRFATFRRSASVGPEVLSDYDAVAVSTDSRGITPGAAWAAVSETARAFPLPEDGFYQKRIDSTLRGNIGAEIDGLLDTLGGEAVALVCAAYPDVDKRVAGDYLLVEGELLERTGVSRDPKCPVTQSSVRAILEKQTRYPVGTICMDVVAQGAEAIRAAAVQLIRQGVRIISFDAVAGSDITAIAQAGTALGHPFITVDPGPLTLACLNVGKKQRPRKQVLMAIGSVVPIVRQQAEAFEAFFKTELVQADVLALLDENRCAAERQRIFTALDKCAGHSDFVGIMTAKHEADVLDLRQTAEYFGCDVETLSGRISQAIASLAAAYLKAHSHEIQALYTSGGDITLGVCEALESAGICVLDEIEPFTMYGELIGGRYSGLPIVTKGGLAGKVETLRNAMSYLQIKLAEKE from the coding sequence ATGGCAAGGGCAGTAATCATCGCAGACGACTTGACCGGGGCCAATGTCACCGGCGCGCTGCTGAGAAAAAACGGCTACCGCTTTGCGACCTTTCGGCGCAGCGCGTCCGTCGGGCCGGAGGTTTTGTCGGACTATGACGCCGTAGCCGTCAGCACCGACAGCCGGGGCATCACGCCCGGGGCGGCCTGGGCGGCTGTGAGCGAAACGGCCCGGGCCTTTCCGCTGCCAGAGGACGGCTTTTACCAAAAGCGGATCGACAGTACCCTGCGGGGCAACATCGGCGCGGAAATTGACGGGCTGCTGGACACCCTTGGCGGCGAAGCCGTTGCCCTTGTCTGCGCAGCCTATCCGGATGTGGATAAGCGGGTGGCAGGAGATTACCTCTTAGTCGAGGGGGAGCTGCTGGAGCGCACCGGCGTGAGCAGAGACCCTAAATGCCCGGTGACCCAATCGTCAGTCCGGGCCATTCTGGAAAAGCAGACCCGCTACCCGGTGGGGACAATCTGCATGGATGTGGTGGCCCAGGGAGCAGAGGCCATCAGGGCGGCGGCAGTGCAGCTTATCCGGCAGGGCGTCAGGATTATCAGCTTCGACGCAGTGGCGGGCAGCGACATCACTGCCATCGCTCAGGCAGGCACAGCCCTTGGCCATCCCTTTATCACGGTGGATCCGGGGCCGCTGACGCTGGCCTGCCTGAACGTGGGGAAAAAACAGCGCCCCCGGAAACAGGTGCTCATGGCCATCGGCAGTGTGGTGCCTATTGTCAGGCAGCAGGCAGAGGCCTTTGAAGCCTTTTTCAAAACTGAGCTGGTGCAGGCCGATGTACTGGCCCTGCTGGATGAAAACCGCTGTGCCGCCGAGAGGCAGCGCATTTTCACAGCTTTGGACAAATGTGCCGGGCACAGTGATTTTGTGGGCATCATGACCGCTAAACATGAAGCTGATGTGCTGGACCTCCGGCAGACTGCCGAGTACTTCGGCTGTGATGTCGAGACCCTGTCCGGGCGCATCAGCCAGGCCATCGCCTCACTGGCCGCCGCCTATCTCAAGGCCCACAGCCACGAGATACAGGCCCTTTACACCAGCGGAGGGGACATTACCCTGGGCGTGTGCGAAGCGCTGGAGAGCGCAGGTATCTGCGTACTGGATGAGATCGAGCCCTTTACCATGTACGGGGAGCTGATCGGCGGCCGGTACAGCGGCCTGCCCATTGTGACAAAAGGCGGACTGGCCGGAAAAGTGGAGACACTGCGGAACGCCATGTCCTATTTACAGATAAAACTAGCCGAAAAGGAGTAA
- a CDS encoding cyclase family protein, protein MMQKFEKVFDMSQPVFHNCPGWPTYDLTEVTYEAINPKDGFTAEVFKMNAHTATHLDAPFHFFPEGKKIDEMPIEGFQGEAVIIDLRGIAPDTGITSEHLKPCADKIKEGDIVLMNTGWCKKRAMTKEYYYQWPYLTGEGAEWLYEKGVKGVGIDGLSIGGWGPDKGPQPHVVLLSKEVWLLEEIDFPDEVMDYERVYFCCFPLKLQGFGGAPARAVAMV, encoded by the coding sequence ATGATGCAGAAGTTTGAAAAAGTGTTTGACATGTCACAGCCGGTATTTCACAATTGTCCGGGATGGCCCACCTATGATCTCACAGAGGTGACCTATGAGGCCATCAACCCAAAGGACGGTTTCACGGCAGAAGTCTTTAAGATGAACGCCCATACCGCCACCCATCTGGACGCGCCCTTCCACTTCTTCCCGGAAGGAAAAAAGATTGATGAAATGCCCATTGAGGGCTTCCAGGGTGAAGCGGTGATCATTGACCTCCGGGGCATCGCGCCGGATACGGGCATTACCAGCGAGCACCTTAAGCCCTGCGCGGACAAGATCAAGGAAGGGGACATTGTCCTCATGAACACGGGCTGGTGCAAGAAGAGAGCCATGACCAAGGAATATTACTACCAGTGGCCTTACCTCACCGGCGAAGGCGCGGAATGGCTTTACGAAAAAGGGGTAAAGGGCGTTGGCATCGACGGCCTGAGCATTGGCGGATGGGGGCCGGATAAAGGGCCGCAGCCCCATGTGGTCCTGCTCTCAAAGGAAGTATGGCTTCTGGAGGAAATCGACTTTCCGGATGAAGTGATGGATTACGAACGGGTTTATTTCTGCTGCTTCCCGCTCAAGCTTCAGGGCTTTGGCGGCGCCCCGGCAAGAGCCGTCGCCATGGTATAG
- a CDS encoding Rrf2 family transcriptional regulator, which produces MLITRETDYALRLVRSLADGERRSVSQLSDEEQIPKAFAYKIIKKLERAELVSIARGSEGGCSLNKPTSAITLYDLMCAIDGSCSLSACIESGYRCEWCKKHGSCCFHNHLMVIQEELNDRLKASSLEEILKCG; this is translated from the coding sequence GTGCTGATTACGAGAGAAACCGATTATGCCCTGAGGCTTGTCCGTTCCCTGGCCGACGGCGAACGCCGTTCTGTGAGCCAGCTTTCTGATGAGGAACAAATTCCAAAGGCTTTTGCCTACAAGATCATCAAAAAACTGGAACGCGCAGAGCTGGTGAGCATTGCCCGCGGCAGCGAAGGCGGATGCAGCCTTAACAAGCCCACCAGTGCCATAACCCTTTATGACCTGATGTGCGCCATTGACGGAAGCTGTTCCCTTTCTGCCTGCATAGAATCGGGCTACCGCTGCGAATGGTGTAAAAAACACGGCAGCTGCTGTTTTCATAATCACCTCATGGTTATCCAGGAAGAGCTCAACGACCGATTAAAGGCCAGCAGCTTAGAAGAAATTTTAAAATGCGGGTGA